One Patescibacteria group bacterium genomic region harbors:
- a CDS encoding nucleotidyltransferase domain-containing protein, producing the protein MLNFLKNTKGEILNLFFKDPDKEYYLREIARNLGKEPGHFQAALNTLVKEGILKDERKGNLRFFRLNKDHPLYEEIKKIISKTIGIEAKIKALVDKFKKVEYAFIFGSIARGKEYGESDIDLMLIGQVDQNDLVEKANELEGELKREINYQIYSGREAADKLKEGNDFFVRIFNEPKIILKGNLNEFTEIIKRGKNRKD; encoded by the coding sequence ATGCTCAACTTTCTAAAAAACACCAAGGGTGAGATTTTAAACCTTTTTTTTAAAGATCCCGACAAGGAATATTATTTAAGGGAAATCGCCAGAAATTTAGGTAAAGAACCGGGACATTTTCAAGCGGCTCTAAATACTCTGGTTAAAGAAGGAATTTTGAAAGATGAACGCAAGGGTAATTTGCGTTTTTTTAGGTTGAATAAAGACCATCCTTTATATGAGGAAATAAAAAAAATTATATCTAAAACAATTGGCATAGAAGCTAAAATAAAGGCATTGGTTGACAAGTTTAAGAAGGTGGAATACGCCTTTATTTTTGGCTCTATTGCTCGAGGCAAAGAATACGGAGAGAGCGATATTGATCTGATGCTGATTGGCCAGGTTGATCAAAATGATTTAGTTGAGAAAGCTAATGAATTAGAGGGCGAGCTGAAAAGAGAAATTAATTATCAAATTTACAGTGGACGGGAAGCAGCCGATAAGTTAAAAGAAGGAAACGATTTTTTTGTTAGAATATTTAATGAGCCAAAGATTATTTTAAAAGGCAATTTAAATGAGTTTACAGAGATTATTAAACGAGGAAAAAATAGAAAGGATTAA